TTCTACTTGGCAAGAAAACTCTCAAAACTTTTGGAGTATGGCTTTTTAAAAACTTTTCGTTAGATTTTATTAAACTTTATTTCAAGGAGGTACTGGGTATGTCAGAAAATATTATTGATTATGGTTTTAAGTTAGCCGAAAGGTTGACGGAATTTTACAAAAAATCAAATGCCAATTACAGAAAGATTAAATATTTGGAAAACACTAACAACCGTTATGAATTTGCCAGAGAAATAGTGGATATTTACAGAAAAACCGTTACAGAAGGCTTGAAACTGACAAAAAACCATGGACCCGGTGAAGTGGAAAAAATACTTGCGGAATTAAAAAAGCCTTTTGATAACACGAAAGAATTTTTTGATGTAATTATGAATGAGTCATACGATTGGCGGATGTTAAAGTTAATTGTTATAGCAAGGATATATGAGTTGCTGATGAATGAAAAGTTCGTCTCTAATATTGATGATTTAGATGATGAAATTGATAATGATTTGGAATATGAAAGTGCCGATGACAGTGTATTCTAAATAAATACTTAAAATGTAAAGTATTTCGGTAATATAATTATACGAGTTATACGAGGAGGAATATCTTATGAATTTTGCGCAAGGGATTTTTATGTTTAATGTAGACGCCGGAGCTTTAAATAACCTGAAAAATGACAAAAAGGGAGATGGAACAACCATTACCAGAACAAAGAAAATTGAGGCATATGATGCAAATGGTCAGCACAAAACCTATGTTTTAGTATCTGCACAGTCTTACAATCACTTTATTCAGGTAACACATATGGATAAATTTAAAGCAAGATATTCTACAAAAACAAAAGAAGGAAAAAAAGTTAATTACGAAGTTGATCCTATAAAATATGTTGATCAAGACTTAAGAGGTTATATGGAAACCGATCAAGGTTTATCAAGGATAGCACCATTTAAGTTTTCGCACCTGATATCGGTAAACGGCGTTAAAATTTTAGAATCATTCAACACCACCAGTACTGAAGGTGATAATATGATTTACCAGTACGAAGTCTACAAAACCCATTTTAAAGGGAAATTTAACATTGATTTAGACGCTGTCGGCAGATTTGAAGCACGTAACAAAAGCGGTTACCAAAATATCAACGATGATTTAATTAAAAAATATGATGAAGAAAAAGAGTATAAAGAAATTATTCATAAGATTGACAAAGAAAATAAGGTGGTTGTTTTAACTGCCAAAGAACGGGCAAAAAGGATACACGAATATTTAAAATCTCTGAACTATGTTCAGGGTGGTGCTAAACTGACAAATAACTTTGAAAATATTGCACCGCAATTCATTATTCTTGTTATTGTTGAGAGCGGTAATAATATTCTGGCTAATGTAATACATGAAGCTGGTGAATATGGCAGCGGATTTAAGGTTAATTTTAACGTACTGAAAAAAATGCTTTTAGCCTATAAGAATGATTTAAAGTCAAAAGTTTATATTGGAAGAAACGAAGGATATCTTGACAGTCTGCAAACAGAAATTGACAGATTTATTAAGGAAATGAGCGAGGAAAAAATAGAAGTTGTAAATGACATCGTAAAAAATGTAATTGACAAATTTGGAGAAGAAATATATGCCTTTTACTGCAACGCTGATAGCAATTAGCAGCTTTTAGGATATGTACGGATATATTCGTACATATCCTGGATTATTAAAAAAGGAGTGAAAAAATGAAGGTTGAAAAAGCTGTAAAAATCAAAATTACTGGTTGGACAGCAACTTTTACAAATATATTTTTTAAGACGGGAAAAATTTTGGCATACGAAATGCCGCCTCTTTCTTCATTAATAGGACTGCTTTCGGCAGCCAAAGGGAAAACTATAAAAGATGTTGATTTTAAAATCGGCTATGAATTTACTTATAGAGCAAAAGCATGGGATGTAGAAACTTACTATAAAGCAACGAAGAGAAAAGATACTAAAGGCGAATCATCTGTATGGTTTAAGAATTTTTTATATGATGTGGAATTAAATTTGTATTTAACTGATTTAAGTTTTACCGACTATTTCAAAAAACCCCGCTACACTATATTGTTGGGGCAAAGCCACGATCTTGCCACGGTAGAAGAAATTAAAGAAGTTGATCTTATAAAAACAGGTAAAGGAACAATAAGCAATACGGCAGTTTCCGTTAGTGCAAAAGGGGTTTCGGGAGTACCAATTATTATGCCGGTGAAAATAGATTTGGACACAAGAGAGATTTTAAATCAAAAACCGTTTATTATTATTAAACGGCCTGTGAGCATTGAAAATGATAATATTTATATGGTAAAAGGAGAAAATAAGGATGTTTACCTCTATTCCCCAGAGTTCATCAACGCTTGTTAATTATTCTTGTTTAAATGATGTTCTTGCAAAAGATGACGGAGAAACACTTATTGAACATACAAAAAAGGTTGTTAAAGTTCTAATAGAATTGAAAAATCTCTTTAAGAATGCAGGAAGTTACTTTGGCGATGATCTTCTTTTTGAAAAAGTATATATTGCAGGGTTGTTTCACGATTTAGGAAAAATAATGCCCGGTTTTCAAATTGCAATTCAGAATAAATCGCACTGGGATTTCAGGCACGAATTTGCTTCACTTTTCTTGATTGGTGATATATATATTAACGGGAAAAAACTCGACGAGAATGAAATCATTGATATTTATACGATTATAGTAACACACCACAAATCTTTAAAAGATTTAAAAGAAAAATGGATTGGATATATTGAAAAATCGTTTATTGAAGTAACAAAAGGAAAAATCGAAAAAGGGATAGTTGAACTTGCTAAATTGCTTGAAATAGATCGTTTGTCTGCAAGAAGGATATATCATGATATATTTTTAGAGTATGTAGATTATGTCAAAAAAACTTATAACACTCTTACAGGTAATACTTTGGATTTGGACATTATAAAAAACTACAGCGAGAGCCGGTTTTTTCAAAGATTTGACAGGATATATGATATAGTGCAGGATTCAAAAAGAAAGCAAAAATTAATTTTTATGATAGGGCTGATGAAATCTGCTGATCATCTTGCATCTTCCGGACAAATAGAAATAATCAAAATAAGCACTGATTTTAAGATATTTGAAAAAGGAATAAGATTATATTCTACTCAAGAAAGGGCTTCAAAAATAAAGGATGATGTTTTACTAATTGCACCGACAGGTTCGGGTAAAACTGAAGCGGCATTATCCTGGGCGAAAAATAATATGAAAAACAGTGACAACGACCGAATATTTTATCTGTTACCCAATATAGCAAGTATAAACAAAATGGTAGAGAGATTACAAAACATTTTCGGTAAAGATAAGGTCGTGCCGGTTCACAGTAAGACTGCATTTAAGATATACGAAAACTTTATTGAAGAAAAAACTTTTGAAGAGTTATCGGAAGAAGAAAAGCATAAAATAAATAAAAATGTTTCCCAGCAAAAAAGTTTGATAAAGAAAATTCATTTTCCAGTGAAAGTAGCCACTATTTATCAGTTACTGAAAAATGCTTATTATATAGGCGATTATGAGATCAACTTTGCTGAATTATACAATGCAAGAGTTATAGTTGACGAAATTCACGCTTACGAAAAAGAAGCTGTGTGTAAATTAATTATTTTTTTAAAATTTTTAAAAGAGAACTTTAACACCAAAATTATGATAATGTCGGCAACCATACCAACGAATTTACAGGAGTTTATAATTAAAAAATTGGATATTGAAAATGTATTAAAAATGAAAGATGAGGAACTTGTATCTTTTAACAGACATATTGTTTTCAGGTTACCTGGGACACTGATGAACTACGTTGATGAAATAGCATATAAAGTAAGAAACAGGAAAAAAATTCTGGTGGTTGCTAATACCGTTGAAACAGGTCAAGATCTGTACAAGATTTTAAAAGACAAACTGTCTGGAAGTTACATTAAAGAAGAAGATATTAAACTTTTACACAGTCATTTCACTTTAAAAGACAGAGATAAAATAGAAGAAAAAGTTGGAGATTATAAATTGCTTGTGGCTACACAGGTAGTAGAAGTTTCTTTAAATATCAGTTATAATGAGTTATATACTGAACCGGCACCACTGGACGCTTTGCTGCAAAGGTTTGGACGCATAAACCGCTTTAGAGAAAAAAGTGAGCTTGCAGCCGTATTTATTGTTGAAAAAGATATTAATAAAAAAGGTTATCCTTATAGGGATAGAAAAGTAGTGGAAAAAACTTTAGAATTATTTAAAAAATCACCAGTTAAACTTGAAGAAAAAGCAATTCAAAAAATGCTTGATGAAGTATACAGTAGTTATGATTATGAAGTATTTGTAGATCCAAGGCTATATAACTATTTAAATGAATCGCTTACCGAAAAATATGATAATAAAGACTTAAAAAAACAATTTTATGAAGAGTTTGACGGTATAACGGTATATCCTTTTGCTTTTAAGGATAAAGTTGTAGAATTAATAAACAACAAGGATTTTTATGAGTTGGAACTTTATAAAATTTCGTTGAACTTAGGAACTGTACTGGGATTAATGAAAAAAAGATTAATAGAACAGGAACGAATAAACGGCATTCCGATAAATTTTGTAAAATGCTATTATGACAGTGAAATTGGTTTGGACAAAAACAGACCATTGGAAATCAAAAAATAATAGAAAAAGATTTTATATAGCACATATACATTGTGAATCGTCTAACAAAATGGATTTTTACATTGTCAGAGGTCGACGACGATTTTGAGGTTTTCGCATCCTGAAATTCTTATTTTATAAGCTTTTAGGATGGGGGTTTAGGTAGAACCATTGTGGGTTATAAACTTGTGATATTTTTAAGCCTGCTGCTTTTTCAGCCCAGTTTAGGTAGAACCATTGTGGGTTATAAACCTTTTATCTACTCGTAACGATAAGAAGTAATGCTCTGTTTAGGTAGAACCATTGTGGGTTATAAACGAAATTATATATTATTGTCATTTCTCAAATTCGAAAAAAATTATCAGATTAAATAATCTTGTGATAAAATTAATGCTAAAGGAATTTAAGAAAAAATTATCATATTCCTTTAGCATTAATTTTAATTTTGAGAGGTTGCTTATGCAAATAATTTTCCATGTTGATAACATTGAAGAATATTTGCAAAAAGGCAAAAATTACAACTTCCCTATCTCGCCAGATAGATGCCCTCATTCTGATTGCAAATGTAAAGTAAAATTAAAAAAGCACGGCTTGGTACTATGTCAAGAAAAAGTACAAATTAAAATGAGCAAGTTATTCCCTAGTATTTCAGTACGTATTAAATTATGATTTCAAGCAGAGAATGTCTTTATGCATATTTATTGCTTACCCAATAAGTTTTATTGCCTTCTTCAAGTATTGTGCTTCATACTGATCTGGCGATTTATAATCGCAGTGGCTATGAGTTCGTACAGTGTTATAAAAGGTCTCAATATATTCAAACACTAGCTTTCTAGCATGATCATAATCTCTAATTTTATACTGATTTAGCCATTCACGTTTAATTAGTGAATGAAAGGACTCTATGCAAGCGTTATCCCAAGGACATCCCTTCTTTGAGTACTGATTGTCATTTTTGATGCAGCTTTCCGGTATTCCTTCGATACATACTGACTCCCACCATCACTGTGGATGACTAGTGGTTTAGTTAACCTTCTAGTTGCCTTTGCTTTATTTATGGTATCTAAAACACATGACACCTCTAGTGTTTTGGAAAGTGTCCACGCTATAATTTTCCGTGAATATAAATCCATGATACTGGTCAGGTATACAAATCCATCTACAGTCCATATATATGTTATATCAGTACACCAGACTGCATTAGGAGAGTCCGGATTGAACTGTTGCTGTAAAATGTTCTCAAGAGAACTACTGAAGTTTGAGTTACGTGTTGTAACTGTATAAGGCTTGATATACCTTGCTTTTAAGCCTATTTCCTTCATATATTTACCTACAGTTCTTTCTGAGATGACCTCTCCAGCTTTGTGTAGTTCCTTTGTAATTTTAGGAGCTCCGTAAATATCATGAGACTTTGCATGGATTTCACGAATTTTGTCTTGGACAGACTCTTTCCTTAGCTGCTGTTTTGATGGTTTGCGCTTTAACCAAGAGTTATAACCGGATCTGGAAACGCCTAAATAGTGCAGCATTCCGCTGACAGAAACGAGGCGTTTCCCTTTGGAAGCTTCACACTTGCGATAGACTTCAAGATAAATCGCCTCTGTCATTTTCCCAGAATGCTGATGGCTTTTTTAGTACATCAAGTGCATCCTTTGCATCGCGTAATTCTCTCCGTAGCCTAGCATTTTCTTTTTCTACGTCAGAAGCATAGTTGCCAGAACCACGAGTTGGGATCGTTCCGTTATTGGTGCTATAATCCCTAACCCACTTGCTAAGAGTGCTATAACCTATACCAAGGTTTTCTGCACACCCTCGAAGCCCTAGCTCCTTATGGTTAAGGTAATACTCGACAGCTTCCTCCTTAAATTGTTGATCATGTTGTTTTGCCATGAGAAGTTCCCCCATTCTTTCTATATTTATTGTAATACTTATGTGGAACTTTCTCAATTCAACTTGTACTATTTATATTCTACCATCACATCTATTTAAACCACACACCAAACAAGATATATAGAAACAGAAAAAACTATGCAAACATTCTTTTAAAACTGAACAACTACCACTTTAAAGCCCTCTGTTTCTATATCCTCAATTATTCTATTTAAAGTATTATTATCATCATACCCAGAATTATTACTCCAGTTCTTATCTGTAATTAAAACACATTGCTTGTCAAAATCAATACTTTTTATGTGTTTAATAAGCTCTTTAAAAGAACCTTTCTGATAATGCGGGCTTTCGTTAAAATTGATTATGCGTTTATCACCCTTTTTCCAGCATGGACAAGGCTCATAAATTAATTGAAAAGGCTCCTGATATCCATCATTTCTTTTAAAAATTAATGTAAAGCATAAAAACATTTTTAATCCCTCTCCTTATATAGTTTATTTAAGGTAATATCACTATCTAATATATATGGTAAAGTTTTGTATATGATAGGTTTTGTACCACTTGCTTTAATCTTAACATCTTTATGACCATAACCAATCTGTTTATTTCCTATAAACCATTGATGCGAGGCTTTACTATTTCGTCCATCAGGTTTTGTTTTATCTTCACCTATTGGATAATCTATGTTTCGCGGAGCCTTTTCAAAATCAGTAATTTTCAAAAATTCTTGTACATTTTTCTTATTATAATCAAACGGTCTATTTTGCTTTAAATCTATTTTATATTCATTCAATACATAAGATATTGTATCACCACCAAATGATATATCTCTTTTTATAATTTTATTTATTCTAATTTTTATTGTACCAAAACCAATTGGCTTCCCTCTACCAATCTTATGACAATTCATATTATTGCTATCACCAATATTTAGTATCCATACAAGTTTATTTAGTTCATCTTCCGTTATAGCATCAAAATATACTCTAAAACTGAATACATTGTTTTTCTTTAATGGTCTTACTTTACAATTCCTTTCATTTTGTTCATTGACAAATTTAACTTTTTCAGAATGCCAGTAAAATTTTCGTCCTCTAATTTTAGGAATATATTTGTCAAATTGTTCAATTTTATTTTGATAAACCCAGTTAAATGCATAATCATAATTCCACATGTCATATGTCTTTCCTTTATCATCATATGGTCGCTCAAGGTAAAATTCTGTTGCCGAAATTTTTGGAGATGCTAATTCAGGCAAAATACA
The nucleotide sequence above comes from Thermoanaerobacterium sp. PSU-2. Encoded proteins:
- a CDS encoding transposase, translated to MAKQHDQQFKEEAVEYYLNHKELGLRGCAENLGIGYSTLSKWVRDYSTNNGTIPTRGSGNYASDVEKENARLRRELRDAKDALDVLKKPSAFWENDRGDLS
- the cas5b gene encoding type I-B CRISPR-associated protein Cas5b, with the protein product MKVEKAVKIKITGWTATFTNIFFKTGKILAYEMPPLSSLIGLLSAAKGKTIKDVDFKIGYEFTYRAKAWDVETYYKATKRKDTKGESSVWFKNFLYDVELNLYLTDLSFTDYFKKPRYTILLGQSHDLATVEEIKEVDLIKTGKGTISNTAVSVSAKGVSGVPIIMPVKIDLDTREILNQKPFIIIKRPVSIENDNIYMVKGENKDVYLYSPEFINAC
- a CDS encoding CRISPR-associated helicase/endonuclease Cas3, with product MFTSIPQSSSTLVNYSCLNDVLAKDDGETLIEHTKKVVKVLIELKNLFKNAGSYFGDDLLFEKVYIAGLFHDLGKIMPGFQIAIQNKSHWDFRHEFASLFLIGDIYINGKKLDENEIIDIYTIIVTHHKSLKDLKEKWIGYIEKSFIEVTKGKIEKGIVELAKLLEIDRLSARRIYHDIFLEYVDYVKKTYNTLTGNTLDLDIIKNYSESRFFQRFDRIYDIVQDSKRKQKLIFMIGLMKSADHLASSGQIEIIKISTDFKIFEKGIRLYSTQERASKIKDDVLLIAPTGSGKTEAALSWAKNNMKNSDNDRIFYLLPNIASINKMVERLQNIFGKDKVVPVHSKTAFKIYENFIEEKTFEELSEEEKHKINKNVSQQKSLIKKIHFPVKVATIYQLLKNAYYIGDYEINFAELYNARVIVDEIHAYEKEAVCKLIIFLKFLKENFNTKIMIMSATIPTNLQEFIIKKLDIENVLKMKDEELVSFNRHIVFRLPGTLMNYVDEIAYKVRNRKKILVVANTVETGQDLYKILKDKLSGSYIKEEDIKLLHSHFTLKDRDKIEEKVGDYKLLVATQVVEVSLNISYNELYTEPAPLDALLQRFGRINRFREKSELAAVFIVEKDINKKGYPYRDRKVVEKTLELFKKSPVKLEEKAIQKMLDEVYSSYDYEVFVDPRLYNYLNESLTEKYDNKDLKKQFYEEFDGITVYPFAFKDKVVELINNKDFYELELYKISLNLGTVLGLMKKRLIEQERINGIPINFVKCYYDSEIGLDKNRPLEIKK
- the cas7i gene encoding type I-B CRISPR-associated protein Cas7/Cst2/DevR, encoding MNFAQGIFMFNVDAGALNNLKNDKKGDGTTITRTKKIEAYDANGQHKTYVLVSAQSYNHFIQVTHMDKFKARYSTKTKEGKKVNYEVDPIKYVDQDLRGYMETDQGLSRIAPFKFSHLISVNGVKILESFNTTSTEGDNMIYQYEVYKTHFKGKFNIDLDAVGRFEARNKSGYQNINDDLIKKYDEEKEYKEIIHKIDKENKVVVLTAKERAKRIHEYLKSLNYVQGGAKLTNNFENIAPQFIILVIVESGNNILANVIHEAGEYGSGFKVNFNVLKKMLLAYKNDLKSKVYIGRNEGYLDSLQTEIDRFIKEMSEEKIEVVNDIVKNVIDKFGEEIYAFYCNADSN